Proteins from one Corvus cornix cornix isolate S_Up_H32 chromosome 19, ASM73873v5, whole genome shotgun sequence genomic window:
- the LOC104691240 gene encoding LOW QUALITY PROTEIN: E3 ubiquitin-protein ligase RBBP6-like (The sequence of the model RefSeq protein was modified relative to this genomic sequence to represent the inferred CDS: inserted 1 base in 1 codon) — MSGVHYKFSSKLSYDVVTFHGHSISLXELKRQSMACERLKAANCDLQILKAETSEEYSDDAQIPKSISVDCEESPSSSYLIKTPNLAEANAAEEDKIKAMMIQSCPYYEPLKGW, encoded by the exons ATGTCGGGTGTCCACTACAAGTTCTCCTCCAAGCTGAGCTACGACGTGGTCACGTTCCATGGCCACAGCATCTCCT GTGAGCTCAAGCGCCAGAGCATGGCCTGCGAGAGGCTGAAGGCGGCCAACTGTGACCTGCAGATCCTCAAAGCTGAGACCAGCGAAG AATACTCCGATGATGCCCAGATCCCAAAGAGCATCTCAGTTGATTGTGAAGAGAGTCCCAGCTCAAGCTAT CTCATCAAG ACCCCCAATCTGGCTGAGGCCAATGCTGCGGAAGAGGACAAGATCAAAGCCATGATGATCCAGTCCTGCCCTTACTATGAGCCCCTCAAGGGTTGGTAA